A single Mytilus trossulus isolate FHL-02 chromosome 12, PNRI_Mtr1.1.1.hap1, whole genome shotgun sequence DNA region contains:
- the LOC134692667 gene encoding transcription factor HES-1-like produces the protein MSVTSPDIPNEKDKKMSIRKTNKPIMEKRRRARINSCLQQLKTLVLEAMRKDSSQYSKLEKADILEMTVKHLRSMQRQQMSSALASDPTVITKYRSGFNECTNEVMRYLGSVQNVNDDVRSRLVNHLSSCSQTVNATTQTAQTQPQPINIPQQQHVHLSQQQTTVRVNGLNSQSINQSQVISQSINQSQTINQPQRFIQLSPTRDTKTQISGAFQIIPGNGLNGPVALYVGQLNDNESTTQTTVPVFSLQVPQETVKVLSSPTTLRNKENFSYQDSNKNIQYVHTNTPKSLDFNHNHPIHCGSVNTNMYSEKVWRPW, from the exons atgtctgtAACTTCACCGGATATTccaaatgaaaaagacaagaaAATGTCAATAAGAAAg aCTAATAAACCAATAATGGAAAAGAGAAGACGTGCTAGAATTAACAGTTGTTTACAACAGCTGAAAACATTGGTGTTGGAAGCTATGAGAAAAGAT agCTCACAGTATTCAAAGCTTGAGAAGGCTGATATTTTAGAAATGACAGTGAAACATCTACGATCAATGCAAAGACAACAGATGTCCAGTGCTCTGGCTAGCGACCCAACTGTGATTACCAAATATCGATCAGGATTTAACGAGTGTACAAATGAGGTTATGAGATACTTAGGGAGCGTGCAAAATGTCAACGACGACGTCCGAAGTCGATTAGTTAATCATCTGTCTTCATGTTCACAAACTGTCAACGCTACGACACAGACTGCCCAGACGCAGCCTCAACCTATTAACATTCCACAACAGCAGCACGTGCATCTATCTCAACAGCAGACGACGGTCCGAGTAAATGGTCTGAATTCGCAATCTATAAACCAATCACAAGtgatcagtcaatcaatcaaccaatcacaaacaatcaatcaacctCAACGATTTATTCAGTTGTCACCCACTCGGGACACTAAAACTCAGATTTCCGGTGCTTTTCAAATAATTCCAGGAAATGGATTAAATGGTCCAGTTGCCTTATATGTTGGACAATTAAACGACAATGAAAGTACAACGCAGACGACAGTTCCTGTTTTCTCATTACAAGTGCCACAGGAAACAGTCAAAGTCTTATCATCACCGACAACTCTTCGCAATAAAGAGAACTTTAGTTATCAAGACTCAAACAAAAATATCCAGTATGTTCATACGAATACACCAAAATCATTGGACTTTAATCATAATCATCCGATTCACTGCGGATCTGTAAACACGAACATGTATTCAGAAAAAGTGTGGCGACCATGGTAG